The proteins below come from a single Lachnospiraceae bacterium JLR.KK002 genomic window:
- a CDS encoding ABC transporter permease yields MKKLCMTILRMVTLLIAISIIAFFMVSHAPMDPLTAYIGTGSTISEEAREEIAEYWGLNDPPMERFFTWAGNVLHGDFGTSIVYKQPVLTVIKERFQYSLALILIAWSCSGMLGFALGILAAVRKGKLTDKIIKTCCLVFQSAPTFWVGLLMLSIFAVNLGWFPIGLAAPMGKAAGEVTPGDRLYHLVLPAVTLSILGIGKITLYTRQKLLELFDSEFMLYARARGESTWQILKRHGMRNIAIPAVTVQFASFSELFGGIALAESVFSYPGIGSAVTAAGLGGDVPLLLGIAIFSAVFVFVGNLIANVLYGMIDPRIREGVSHEQRN; encoded by the coding sequence ATGAAAAAACTATGTATGACGATACTGCGCATGGTAACGCTGCTGATTGCCATAAGCATCATTGCATTTTTTATGGTGTCCCATGCGCCCATGGATCCGCTGACTGCTTATATCGGAACCGGTTCCACCATATCGGAGGAAGCCAGAGAGGAGATAGCCGAATACTGGGGACTGAACGACCCGCCCATGGAGCGGTTTTTCACCTGGGCAGGCAATGTGCTTCACGGGGATTTTGGGACGTCCATTGTATACAAACAGCCGGTACTGACGGTGATAAAGGAGCGGTTTCAGTATTCTCTGGCGCTGATTCTGATTGCCTGGAGCTGTTCCGGAATGCTGGGCTTTGCGCTGGGTATTCTGGCGGCAGTCCGGAAAGGAAAGCTGACGGATAAAATCATAAAAACCTGCTGTCTGGTGTTCCAGTCTGCGCCCACTTTCTGGGTGGGTCTTCTGATGCTCAGTATTTTTGCCGTAAATCTGGGCTGGTTTCCCATTGGCCTTGCGGCGCCCATGGGAAAAGCAGCCGGGGAGGTGACGCCGGGAGACCGGCTGTACCATCTGGTTCTGCCTGCGGTTACCTTAAGTATTCTGGGGATTGGGAAAATCACACTGTATACCAGACAGAAACTGCTGGAGCTTTTTGACAGCGAATTTATGCTGTATGCAAGAGCAAGAGGAGAAAGTACCTGGCAGATTCTGAAGCGTCACGGTATGAGAAATATAGCCATTCCGGCAGTTACGGTGCAGTTTGCCTCATTCAGCGAACTGTTCGGCGGAATTGCACTGGCAGAGTCGGTGTTTTCTTATCCGGGAATCGGAAGTGCCGTAACAGCGGCAGGACTGGGCGGAGACGTGCCTCTGCTTCTTGGTATTGCCATATTCAGTGCAGTCTTTGTATTTGTGGGGAACCTTATTGCAAATGTACTGTACGGGATGATAGACCCCAGAATCAGGGAGGGCGTTTCACATGAACAGAGAAACTGA